A window from Dysidea avara chromosome 2, odDysAvar1.4, whole genome shotgun sequence encodes these proteins:
- the LOC136246565 gene encoding uncharacterized protein, with amino-acid sequence MAETDADVHSEGDEQRCYGEESAGNLCETEEVHYEILTMLARGNVINYIVPSFPIFNTDIVEVKLQWEEICEDGSSKLHVFDRFTRYCENLDHPLPAAMCIEQRYVCAFMIEATEFSRSVDITPYKFYNGHEVFVLWKWTWLDDTVTSDSDPSLSPCLSPTADISSNTEEDDSVPEITHSVVFKCIGVHKDMEYQDTLALASRNKNDGKTVSVKLKPEPDNPHDTNAVAFMCQADEGAEWKRIGYVVREAASEVLGVINAKKIINVRFRWIKFLPYFKNRGWYAGIIITRNGEWSRQVLRSRATDYD; translated from the exons ATGGCGGAAACTGATGCTGACGTCCACTCAGAAGGCGATGAACAACGATGCTATGGTGAAGAGTCTGCTGGTAACCTTTGTGAAACTGAAGAAGTGCACTATGAAATTTTAACGATGTTGGCCAGAGGCAATGTCATTAATTATATCGTCCCAAGCTTCCCGATTTTTAACACAGATATCGTCGAAGTGAAGTTGCAATGGGAGGAAATATGCGAGGATGGTAGCAGCAAGCTCCACGTTTTTGATAGGTTCACTAGATATTGTGAAAATTTGGACCACCCTCTTCCAGCCGCAATGTGTATAGAGCAGCGCTACGTCTGTGCATTTATGATTGAA GCAACTGAGTTCAGTAGATCTGTTGATATCACCCCATATAAGTTTTATAATGGCCACGAAGTCTTTGTGTTGTGGAAGTGGACTTGGTTGGATGACACTGTCACGTCAGATTCAGATCCATCACTTTCGCCATGCTTGAGCCCCACTGCTGATATTTCATCAAATACAGAGGAAGATGATAGTGTTCCAGAGATAACTCACAGTGTTGTTTTTAAGTGCATTGGTGTGCACAAAGATAtggaatatcaagacacactagCTCTAGCCAGCAGAAATAAAAATGACGGAAAAACAGTCTCAGTGAAGTTAAAACCAGAGCCAGATAACCCACATGACACCAATGCCGTAGCATTTATGTGCCAAGCAGATGAAGGTGCAGAATGGAAAAGGATCGGCTATGTGGTTCGAGAAGCAGCATCTGAAGTGCTAGGTGTAATAAATGCCAAAAAAATTATCAACGTGAGATTCAGATGGATTAAGTTTTTACCATACTTCAAGAACAGAGGTTGGTATGCTGGAATAATAATCACAAGGAATGGTGAATGGTCCCGGCAAGTTCTTCGAAGTCGTGCAACTGATTATGATTga